One Microlunatus soli genomic window carries:
- a CDS encoding cytochrome b/b6 domain-containing protein, which produces MATENRRHLRRSRPAETVERNRRDTRWLHAGIFTCTLVLLFTGGWLLFGQEGKPSILAIVAHASDVVLHKIVGWILAGLGVLAVVVWRHRVAHFLRETFRWDRGDLRWLLRWPAAVRSGRFDRHEGDFDPAQRGANVILVGGLILLIGCGVGLVLVHGGPVFVWLHRVHTWVTYAVTVMIVGHVVVASGVLPGYHGTWRAMHLGGRLPVAVARRLWPAWLERQQRLQRRDPPPTVPPTGFRDGH; this is translated from the coding sequence ATGGCCACTGAGAATCGCCGACATCTCCGCCGCAGCCGGCCGGCGGAGACGGTCGAGCGTAACCGCCGGGACACCCGCTGGCTGCATGCGGGCATCTTCACCTGCACGCTGGTGCTGCTCTTCACCGGCGGATGGTTGCTGTTCGGACAGGAAGGCAAACCCAGCATCCTGGCGATCGTCGCCCACGCATCAGACGTGGTGTTGCACAAGATCGTGGGGTGGATCCTGGCGGGGCTCGGTGTGCTGGCCGTCGTCGTCTGGCGGCACCGGGTCGCCCATTTTCTGCGGGAGACGTTCCGCTGGGATCGGGGTGACCTGCGGTGGCTGCTGCGCTGGCCGGCAGCGGTCCGCAGCGGCCGGTTCGACCGGCACGAGGGCGACTTCGATCCGGCCCAACGCGGGGCGAACGTCATCCTCGTCGGTGGCCTGATCCTGTTGATCGGTTGCGGTGTCGGGCTGGTGCTGGTGCACGGCGGCCCGGTGTTCGTCTGGTTGCATCGCGTGCACACCTGGGTCACCTACGCCGTGACGGTGATGATCGTCGGCCACGTCGTTGTTGCCTCTGGGGTCCTGCCCGGCTATCACGGGACCTGGCGGGCGATGCATCTCGGCGGTCGGCTGCCGGTGGCCGTGGCCCGCCGGCTGTGGCCGGCGTGGCTGGAACGGCAACAACGACTCCAGCGCCGGGACCCGCCGCCGACCGTGCCGCCGACCGGGTTTCGGGACGGCCACTAG
- the lgt gene encoding prolipoprotein diacylglyceryl transferase: protein MVDHLLPALSIPSPPISEWVLFGRVPIRFYALCIITGVVVGVIIATRRWMARGGSRDAIETVALVAVPFGIVGARIYHVITDHQLYFGPGKDPIRALYLWEGGLGIWGGVALGAVGGYLVARRRKIRFWALADAMAPGVAVAQAIGRLGNWFNQELFGRPSTLPWALQIDPQFRPVGYEQYATFHPTFLYELIWNLGVAAVIIALDRRFKLGHGKVFMLYVMLYTAGRAWVEHLRIDPAHTIGGFRLNDYVSVGVFLAALICLLWLIRNKPGREPIVEGDFVYVNGQPPEGDDDATPTSPDPESPDSVSGDPESGAAESGDQPDGAGKDPEAGDHASADNPAPGRARM, encoded by the coding sequence GTGGTCGATCACCTGCTCCCGGCACTCTCCATCCCGAGCCCGCCGATCTCGGAGTGGGTCCTGTTCGGACGCGTACCGATCAGGTTCTACGCGTTGTGCATCATCACCGGCGTTGTGGTCGGCGTGATCATCGCCACCCGCCGCTGGATGGCCCGTGGCGGCAGCCGGGATGCGATCGAGACGGTCGCGCTGGTGGCGGTGCCGTTCGGCATCGTCGGCGCCCGGATCTATCACGTGATCACCGACCATCAGCTCTACTTCGGTCCGGGTAAGGACCCGATCCGGGCGCTGTATCTGTGGGAGGGCGGCCTGGGGATCTGGGGCGGTGTCGCGCTCGGCGCCGTCGGCGGCTACCTGGTGGCCCGCCGACGCAAGATCAGATTCTGGGCGCTGGCGGACGCGATGGCGCCGGGTGTTGCGGTCGCGCAGGCGATCGGCCGGCTCGGCAACTGGTTCAACCAGGAACTGTTCGGTCGGCCCAGCACGCTGCCGTGGGCCCTGCAGATCGACCCGCAGTTCCGCCCGGTCGGCTACGAGCAGTACGCCACCTTCCACCCGACCTTCCTGTACGAGCTGATCTGGAATCTCGGCGTCGCCGCGGTGATCATCGCGCTGGACCGCCGCTTCAAGCTCGGTCACGGCAAGGTGTTCATGCTGTACGTGATGCTCTACACCGCCGGCCGGGCCTGGGTCGAGCACCTGCGGATCGATCCGGCGCACACCATCGGCGGCTTCCGGCTGAACGACTACGTCTCGGTCGGTGTCTTCCTCGCCGCACTGATCTGCCTGCTCTGGCTGATCCGCAACAAGCCCGGGAGGGAGCCGATCGTGGAGGGCGACTTCGTCTACGTCAACGGGCAGCCGCCGGAAGGCGACGACGACGCGACACCGACCTCGCCGGATCCCGAGTCGCCCGATTCCGTGTCGGGCGATCCCGAGTCGGGTGCTGCAGAGTCGGGCGATCAGCCGGACGGGGCGGGCAAGGATCCGGAGGCGGGCGATCACGCATCCGCCGACAATCCTGCGCCGGGTCGAGCGAGGATGTGA
- a CDS encoding anti-sigma factor: protein MNCSQTQQDLGVYVLGMLDPDERDAVRRHVADCPFCRTELAELEELPAILGKLLPADLAALRADAVTTPAPPREGLSRLLARAERLRRRRWGWLALAAAVLIFALAGVTTFMIIRPVPGPSPQPSMSWAATDQTSGVRAAAEMSQQPGGAEIRLDLHGVPAGTVCRLIVRSTDGTSTTAGSWQADYAGTAQVTLSTSVDLNKIAALTISDRAGHRLLRLSR, encoded by the coding sequence ATGAACTGCAGCCAGACCCAGCAGGATCTCGGCGTCTACGTGCTCGGGATGCTGGACCCCGACGAACGCGACGCCGTTCGGCGGCATGTCGCCGACTGCCCCTTCTGCCGGACCGAGCTGGCCGAACTGGAGGAGCTGCCGGCCATCCTCGGCAAACTCCTGCCGGCCGACCTGGCCGCGTTGCGGGCGGACGCGGTGACCACGCCGGCGCCTCCGCGGGAGGGACTGTCCCGGCTGCTGGCCCGTGCCGAGCGGCTGCGCCGCCGCCGGTGGGGCTGGTTGGCGTTGGCGGCTGCGGTGCTGATCTTCGCGTTGGCCGGCGTGACCACGTTCATGATCATCCGGCCTGTGCCAGGGCCGTCACCGCAGCCGTCGATGAGCTGGGCCGCCACAGACCAGACGTCCGGGGTCCGGGCCGCGGCCGAGATGTCGCAGCAGCCCGGGGGTGCCGAGATCAGGTTGGATCTGCACGGAGTGCCGGCGGGGACGGTATGCCGACTCATTGTCCGGTCGACCGACGGAACCAGCACGACGGCGGGCAGCTGGCAGGCCGACTACGCCGGGACGGCGCAGGTCACGCTGTCGACCAGCGTCGATCTGAACAAGATCGCAGCGCTGACGATCAGCGATCGGGCCGGTCACCGACTACTCCGGCTGAGCCGCTGA